A section of the Tistrella bauzanensis genome encodes:
- a CDS encoding helix-turn-helix domain-containing protein produces the protein MTPFGERLRQLRARRGISQKQMAHDLQISNAYLSALEHGRRGAPTRSLLIQICAYFNIIWDEAEELERLAALSHPKVTVDTGGLSPRATRLANLIADRIARFDDATLDRLLAIIDSVPGSRPERS, from the coding sequence ATGACCCCGTTCGGTGAAAGGCTGCGCCAGCTTCGGGCACGCCGCGGCATCAGCCAGAAGCAGATGGCCCATGACCTGCAGATCTCCAATGCCTATCTTTCGGCGCTGGAACACGGCCGGCGTGGTGCGCCGACCCGGTCGCTGCTGATCCAGATCTGCGCCTATTTCAACATCATCTGGGACGAGGCCGAGGAACTGGAGCGGCTGGCCGCACTTTCGCATCCGAAGGTGACCGTCGATACCGGCGGCCTCAGCCCCCGCGCCACCCGGCTGGCCAATCTGATCGCCGACCGCATCGCCCGCTTCGATGATGCCACGCTCGACCGGCTGCTCGCCATTATCGACAGCGTGCCCGGCTCACGCCCCGAACGCTCCTAG